A window of the bacterium genome harbors these coding sequences:
- the metC gene encoding cystathionine beta-lyase, protein MKPETRLVHAGREPEKHFGIVNPPVYRASTILFPTMAEFERRQERKYTGFYYGIQGTPTTFALTEALAELSGAHRAVVTSSGFSAVTQALLPFLKQGDHMLAADTVYAPTRAFCRGVLARFGVETTFYDPHAGGEIAALMRPNTRVVYAESPGSQTFEVQDVPAIARVAHEHGAVVLFDNTWATPLNFRAFEHGVDVEIQAATKYLGGHSDLLMGVIAVRDEELFRTVKSGLDEFGDCVSPDLCYVTLRGLRTLAVRLRHHERSTLEVARWLAGRPEVARILHPALPEDPGHALWKRDFLGSSSLFGIVLHTNSDRAVAAMLDGLALFKIGASFGGFESLILPARPERTVRPRDEHGTLIRVHVGLEAVDDLIADLEGGFARLNAALKT, encoded by the coding sequence ATGAAACCGGAAACGAGGCTCGTCCACGCCGGGCGGGAGCCGGAGAAACACTTCGGGATCGTCAACCCGCCGGTGTACCGGGCGTCGACGATCCTGTTCCCAACGATGGCGGAATTCGAGCGCCGTCAGGAACGCAAATACACCGGCTTCTACTACGGCATCCAGGGCACGCCGACTACGTTCGCCCTAACGGAGGCGCTCGCGGAATTGTCGGGTGCGCACCGCGCGGTAGTCACCTCCTCCGGGTTTTCCGCGGTCACGCAGGCGCTGCTCCCGTTCCTCAAACAGGGCGATCACATGCTGGCGGCCGACACCGTCTACGCGCCGACGCGAGCGTTCTGCCGGGGCGTCCTCGCGCGCTTCGGCGTTGAGACGACGTTCTACGATCCGCACGCCGGCGGCGAAATCGCCGCGCTCATGCGCCCCAACACGCGGGTCGTGTACGCCGAATCGCCGGGCTCGCAGACGTTCGAGGTGCAGGACGTGCCAGCGATCGCCCGCGTGGCGCACGAGCACGGGGCGGTGGTCCTGTTCGACAACACGTGGGCCACCCCGCTCAACTTCCGCGCCTTCGAGCACGGCGTCGACGTCGAGATCCAGGCCGCAACTAAGTACCTGGGTGGGCACTCGGACCTGCTCATGGGCGTCATCGCTGTCCGCGACGAGGAGTTGTTCCGCACGGTGAAGAGCGGCCTCGACGAGTTCGGAGACTGCGTCTCGCCGGACCTCTGCTACGTCACGCTGCGGGGGCTGCGCACGCTCGCCGTGCGCCTGCGCCACCACGAGCGCTCCACGCTCGAGGTCGCACGCTGGCTCGCCGGGCGGCCGGAGGTCGCGCGCATCTTGCACCCGGCCCTTCCCGAGGATCCCGGCCACGCCCTCTGGAAGCGGGACTTCCTCGGCTCCTCCAGCCTGTTCGGCATCGTGCTCCATACCAACTCCGACCGCGCGGTGGCGGCCATGCTCGACGGCCTGGCGCTGTTCAAGATCGGGGCCAGTTTCGGGGGCTTCGAAAGCCTCATCCTCCCCGCGCGGCCCGAGCGCACCGTGCGGCCCCGCGACGAACACGGGACGCTGATTCGTGTCCACGTGGGGCTCGAAGCGGTCGACGATCTAATCGCGGATCTCGAGGGCGGCTTCGCCAGACTCAACGCCGCGCTGAAGACGTAG
- a CDS encoding amidohydrolase family protein, producing MGIAIKAQRIIDGTGRPAIERGVVLIEGERITAVGPEAAVPVPAGVDVIDCGTQTVLPGLVDAHSHASINPGLGDQIGQLKQPPARQMLRAVPNLRADLLSGVTTMRVVGEEHFIDVELRAAIAQQRLPGPRLRVATRPITARNGHGAALTYSDGPEEIRKHIRENVAMGADLIKLFMTGGVSSEGTTARWYAYSRHEVEVAVEEAHRNTKPVAVHAHGGPGVRICIEAGVDTIEHGKLCEPQDLAEMRRRGIWLVTNNAVSGHPDGIEKGDAHVPSIMAKLRESREKSRENFRAVLDSGVKWALGTDSMHGLLWWEAAKVVEWGAAPQDALLAVTRRAAEAIGMDGDVGSLEPGKVADVISVDGNPHEDITSLRRVRLIVQGGARRDGLSPS from the coding sequence GTGGGCATCGCAATCAAAGCACAGCGGATCATCGACGGCACCGGACGACCCGCCATCGAGCGCGGGGTGGTGCTCATCGAGGGGGAACGGATCACGGCGGTCGGCCCCGAGGCCGCGGTGCCCGTGCCCGCCGGCGTCGACGTGATCGACTGCGGCACCCAGACCGTGCTCCCGGGATTGGTAGACGCCCACTCCCACGCGTCGATCAACCCAGGCCTCGGCGACCAGATCGGGCAGCTCAAGCAGCCGCCGGCCCGGCAGATGCTGCGCGCCGTCCCAAACCTCCGCGCCGACCTGCTGTCCGGTGTCACGACGATGCGGGTCGTCGGCGAAGAGCACTTCATCGACGTGGAGTTGCGGGCGGCGATTGCACAGCAGCGGTTGCCCGGACCCCGGCTGCGCGTCGCGACCCGGCCGATCACCGCCCGAAACGGGCACGGCGCGGCGCTCACCTACTCCGACGGCCCCGAAGAGATTCGCAAGCACATCCGCGAGAACGTGGCGATGGGCGCCGATCTGATCAAGCTGTTCATGACGGGCGGCGTGTCCAGCGAGGGCACCACGGCGCGCTGGTACGCTTATTCACGCCACGAGGTCGAGGTCGCGGTCGAGGAGGCGCACCGCAACACCAAGCCGGTCGCGGTCCACGCCCACGGCGGCCCGGGCGTGCGGATCTGCATCGAGGCGGGGGTGGACACGATCGAACACGGGAAGCTGTGCGAGCCGCAGGACCTCGCGGAGATGCGACGCCGCGGGATCTGGCTCGTCACCAACAACGCGGTCTCCGGGCACCCGGACGGCATCGAGAAGGGGGACGCGCACGTCCCCTCGATCATGGCCAAGCTGCGGGAATCCCGCGAGAAGTCGCGCGAAAACTTCAGGGCCGTGCTCGACAGCGGCGTCAAATGGGCGCTCGGGACGGACTCGATGCACGGTCTGCTCTGGTGGGAGGCCGCGAAGGTCGTGGAGTGGGGCGCCGCGCCGCAGGACGCGCTGCTCGCGGTGACCCGCCGCGCGGCCGAAGCGATCGGGATGGACGGCGACGTGGGAAGCCTGGAACCCGGCAAGGTCGCGGACGTCATCAGCGTGGACGGCAATCCGCACGAAGACATCACGTCGCTGCGGCGCGTCCGGCTGATCGTCCAAGGTGGAGCCCGCCGCGATGGCCTGTCGCCCTCGTAG
- a CDS encoding sensor domain-containing diguanylate cyclase, translating into MLAFLAHLATEFTAVLQMSDLIDRVLHGLKEEVGFESCTIGLIDEDNPDTLVLVGAAGLRSDTKGLRLPRGHGLSWAAVEQNAPLYVPDLHADARQVRRYENIRSGIFAPLVAQGRAIGMVAAHRTEVDGFTQVDLDVLAIVARYLGGAFEAARLHEQVRQQAVTDALTGLLTRRAFLTECERAVRRHHDTSRSFMLAVVDVDGFKRLNDSLGHMRGDAVLAQVGAALRASLRTVDVVARFGGDEFVILFPETDDEQAADMLRQLGDLTVTVGPRVMPLPLSLSWGLAGYPRDGADTETLLAKADARLYEHKNQRRG; encoded by the coding sequence GTGCTCGCCTTCCTGGCGCACCTCGCGACAGAGTTCACCGCGGTCCTCCAGATGTCGGATCTGATCGACCGCGTGCTGCACGGGCTGAAGGAGGAAGTCGGGTTCGAGTCCTGCACGATCGGGCTGATCGACGAGGACAATCCTGACACGCTCGTCCTCGTCGGCGCGGCCGGGCTCCGCAGCGATACCAAGGGATTGCGGCTCCCGCGCGGGCACGGGCTCAGCTGGGCCGCGGTGGAGCAGAACGCCCCCCTGTACGTGCCCGATCTGCACGCCGACGCGCGCCAGGTGCGCCGGTACGAGAACATCCGCTCGGGGATCTTCGCGCCGCTCGTGGCCCAGGGGCGGGCGATCGGGATGGTGGCCGCCCACCGGACGGAGGTGGACGGGTTCACGCAGGTGGACCTCGACGTGCTCGCGATCGTGGCCCGGTATCTTGGCGGCGCCTTCGAGGCCGCGCGTCTGCACGAACAGGTGCGGCAGCAGGCGGTCACGGATGCGCTGACCGGACTCCTGACTCGGCGCGCGTTTCTCACGGAGTGCGAACGCGCCGTGCGACGGCACCACGACACTAGCCGCTCGTTCATGCTCGCAGTTGTGGACGTCGACGGCTTCAAACGGTTGAACGACAGCCTCGGGCACATGCGGGGAGACGCCGTGCTCGCGCAGGTCGGGGCCGCGCTCCGCGCGTCGCTGCGAACCGTCGACGTCGTCGCGCGGTTTGGCGGCGACGAGTTCGTGATCCTGTTCCCTGAGACGGACGATGAGCAGGCGGCCGACATGCTGCGGCAACTCGGCGATCTCACCGTCACCGTCGGGCCGCGGGTGATGCCGTTGCCGCTCTCGCTCTCCTGGGGACTGGCGGGCTATCCCCGCGATGGCGCGGACACGGAAACGCTGCTCGCGAAGGCCGATGCTCGACTGTACGAACACAAGAATCAGCGCAGGGGATGA
- a CDS encoding 5-formyltetrahydrofolate cyclo-ligase — MGDLRAEKMQLRASMRALRDALSAEERARLSDRIAARLGALLDRLAPRTVMVFSSFGSEVSTRSIIETLLQAGRRVALPVVAGHEMRAASFRPGDPVRTARYGAAEPTAAAEVPPDAIDVVIVPGLAFDRRGYRVGYGRGYYDRFLVRTRPDTSRIGIAFHAQVVDAVPRGDADQPVDAIVTELEVVCCRPPRRPE; from the coding sequence ATGGGCGACCTTCGGGCGGAGAAGATGCAGCTGCGGGCGTCGATGCGAGCGCTTCGCGACGCGTTGTCCGCCGAGGAGCGGGCGCGGCTGTCCGATCGGATCGCCGCGCGACTGGGTGCCCTTCTGGATCGGCTGGCACCGCGCACGGTGATGGTGTTCTCGTCGTTCGGCTCCGAGGTATCGACACGGAGCATCATCGAGACGCTGCTCCAGGCCGGCCGGCGAGTCGCCCTGCCGGTGGTCGCCGGGCACGAAATGCGCGCGGCATCGTTCCGGCCCGGCGATCCGGTGCGGACGGCCCGCTACGGCGCCGCCGAACCCACCGCCGCAGCCGAAGTGCCGCCGGACGCGATCGACGTCGTCATCGTACCCGGCCTGGCGTTCGACCGGCGCGGATACCGCGTGGGATATGGGCGGGGGTACTACGATCGCTTCTTGGTTCGGACGCGGCCGGATACGTCGCGAATCGGCATCGCGTTCCACGCGCAGGTGGTGGACGCGGTGCCCCGCGGCGACGCCGACCAGCCGGTAGACGCGATCGTCACGGAACTGGAAGTCGTTTGCTGCCGGCCGCCGCGGCGGCCCGAGTAG